A single region of the Nicotiana sylvestris chromosome 6, ASM39365v2, whole genome shotgun sequence genome encodes:
- the LOC138870480 gene encoding uncharacterized protein translates to MKSAGVSIAIVLQQQQSHNDEGITINRFKILEECVPSTSKRDGSMIDHTLKPIARTWNIRGMNKPYKQKELRFFRQKNKIDIFGCLETRVKERRAKSIVTKVDRDWGYCCNYTKAIKGRIWLFWKTHLIVKILQIHEQFIHCSLEVQTTNSLIMLTTIYARNKVQERASLWHELQILCGQIQIPWLISRDFNNVLTTEDILGQPVTANEVHDFNWTLTYRHLEANFVEPGVSDHSPIVVQLWKRKTIYPRPFKLYMVTMDHKDFTPMVNRVWQQQVEQDLMELIWLKLKRLKEEAKGLNKAMSSYEQTLTQIRNSLKCVQVALVTDPFNQLLIEQEKQNMSDLEKWSTIEERILRQKSRATWIDYGDSNSKYFYAQLKIRVNKNNITFVYNDLGINITNPKAVEKEFTDFFIKLMGNANGLMSCPNTSIIKAGNYLTLQYQHELIMDITHEEIDEAIRDMP, encoded by the exons ATGAAGAGTGCAGGAGTCAGCATAGCTATAGTCCTGCAGCAACAACAGTCTCATAATGATGAGGGCATCACTATAAATAGGTTCAAGATTTTGGAAGAGTGTGTGCCAAGCACTTCAAAAAGAGATGGTTCTATGATTGATCATACCCTCAAACCAATTGCGCGCACTTGGAATATAAGAGGGATGAACAAGCCCTATAAACAGAAGGAGTTAAGATTTTTTCGGCAAAAGAATAAAATAGATATCTTTGGGTGTCTAGAAACTAGAGTAAAGGAAAGAAGGGCAAAAAGTATAGTGACCAAGGTAGATAGAGATTGGGGCTACTGTTGCAACTACACTAAAGCTATAAAAGGAAGGATTTGGCTCTTCTGGAAGACACACCTGATAGTTAAGATACTCCAAATACATGAACAATTCATTCATTGCTCATTGGAAGTTCAAACAACAAACTCCCTGATTATGTTGACAACAATATATGCTAGGAATAAGGTGCAGGAAAGGGCAAGCCTATGGCATGAATTGCAGATACTATGTGGCCAGATTCAAATACCATGGCTTATCAGTAGGGATTTCAACAATGTGTTAACTACTGAGGACATATTAGGACAACCAGTGACAGCTAATGAGGTGCATGATTTCAA TTGGACTCTGACTTATAGACATCTAGAAGCTAATTTTGTGGAACCTGGAGTATCTGATCACTCCCCAATTGTAGTTCAATTATGGAAGAGAAAAACTATCTACCCAAGGCCTTTTAAGTTATACATGGTGACAATGGACCATAAGGACTTCACTCCTATGGTGAATAGAGTATGGCAACAACAGGTAGAGCAGGATCTTATGGAACTTATATGGCTGAAGCTAAAAAGACTAAAAGAAGAGGCTAAGGGTCTGAACAAGGCTATGTCAAGCTATGAACAAACACTGACTCAAATTAGGAATAGTTTAAAATGTGTTCAAGTAGCTCTAGTCACTGATCCCTTTAATCAGTTGTTAATTGAGCAAGAGAAGCAGAATATGAGTGATTTGGAGAAATGGAGTACAATAGAAGAAAGAATATTGAGGCAAAAATCTAGAGCAACATGGATTGATTATGGTGACTCCAACTCTAAATATTTCTATGCACAGCTGAAAATAAGGGTCAACAAGAATAATATTACTTTTGTATACAATGACTTGGGAATAAATATCACTAATCCAAAGGCTGTGGAAAAGGAGTTTACTGATTTCTTTATAAAGCTAATGGGGAATGCTAATGGATTAATGTCATGCCCTAATACTAGTATCATTAAGGCAGGAAACTATCTCACTTTACAATATCAACATGAACTAATAATGGATATAACTCATGAAGAGATTGATGAAGCAATTAGGGATATGCCATAG